In one window of Maribacter sp. BPC-D8 DNA:
- a CDS encoding dienelactone hydrolase family protein, which produces MKPLKKEDIKQEVFDLYDAYAHNKLERRDFVQKLSVYAVGGLTVPSLMSFLMPDYKNTFLVAKDNPDLDSGFITYDSSKGGGEIKALFSKPKSADGKLPGIVVVHENRGLNPYVEDTARRAALAGFVTIAPDALSPLGGYPGNDDEGREMQKTRDRDEMLEDFIAAFDYLKNHESCNGKIGVVGFCFGGWISNMMAVKVPDLAAAVPFYGGQPTEGIENINAPLMFQYAGLDERVNAGWPAYEKTLNELGKENVAYFYPEVNHGFHNTSTPRYDEPAAELAWSRTIEFFKENLV; this is translated from the coding sequence ATGAAACCACTAAAAAAAGAAGATATTAAGCAAGAGGTATTCGACCTTTATGACGCTTATGCACATAATAAATTAGAGCGTCGAGACTTTGTTCAGAAACTATCGGTATATGCCGTTGGCGGTCTCACAGTACCTTCGTTGATGAGCTTTTTAATGCCTGATTATAAAAATACTTTTTTAGTAGCTAAAGATAATCCAGATTTAGATTCGGGTTTTATTACTTATGATTCTTCTAAGGGTGGTGGCGAAATAAAGGCATTGTTTTCAAAACCAAAATCGGCAGATGGTAAATTGCCAGGTATTGTTGTGGTTCATGAAAATAGAGGCTTGAATCCGTATGTAGAAGATACAGCGCGAAGAGCAGCTTTGGCAGGTTTTGTAACCATTGCTCCAGATGCTTTGAGTCCGTTAGGTGGTTATCCGGGTAATGACGATGAAGGTAGAGAGATGCAGAAAACGCGAGATAGAGATGAAATGTTAGAAGATTTTATAGCGGCATTTGATTATTTGAAAAATCATGAAAGCTGCAATGGTAAAATAGGAGTTGTAGGTTTTTGTTTCGGAGGATGGATTTCTAACATGATGGCAGTAAAAGTACCAGATTTGGCAGCTGCTGTACCTTTCTATGGTGGTCAGCCAACAGAAGGTATAGAAAATATAAATGCGCCTTTGATGTTTCAGTATGCAGGTTTAGACGAACGTGTAAACGCCGGATGGCCGGCTTATGAAAAGACTTTAAATGAACTTGGTAAAGAGAATGTTGCCTATTTCTACCCAGAGGTAAATCATGGCTTTCATAATACATCTACACCAAGATATGATGAGCCTGCGGCAGAACTAGCTTGGTCACGTACTATTGAGTTTTTTAAAGAAAATTTAGTTTAA
- a CDS encoding lmo0937 family membrane protein, with protein MRSLLWLVAVICIIIWLLGMLGIVPGLATGSLVHILLVIAVIVILYNIISGKKVL; from the coding sequence ATGAGAAGTCTATTATGGTTAGTAGCAGTTATTTGTATAATTATATGGTTATTGGGAATGTTAGGTATTGTTCCTGGTCTTGCAACCGGTAGTTTAGTACATATTCTATTGGTGATTGCAGTTATTGTTATTCTATACAATATCATATCAGGTAAGAAAGTCTTGTAA
- a CDS encoding creatininase family protein has translation MIRPYVLAETNWEHLKEEQIELAVLPWGATEAHNYHLPYGTDNYQAQSMVESAAKIAWSKGKKVIVLPTIPYGVNTGQSDIYLDMNLNPSTQLAILKDLVTVLNRQGIKKLLLFNGHGGNNFKPIVRELGLLFPEMFISFCFFPPMLDKSKYFQEKGDHADEMETSLMLYLRPDLVQPKEKWGSGSAKSFKIEAFNEGWAWAERQWSKVSSDTGIGNPEFATAEKGERFFNDVCQKLNDLFCSLCDADLKDLYH, from the coding sequence ATGATTAGACCTTATGTACTTGCCGAAACGAATTGGGAGCATTTAAAAGAAGAACAAATAGAATTGGCAGTTTTGCCTTGGGGTGCTACAGAGGCGCATAATTATCATTTGCCATACGGTACAGATAATTATCAAGCGCAAAGTATGGTTGAATCGGCTGCTAAAATAGCATGGAGCAAAGGTAAGAAGGTGATTGTTCTACCAACCATTCCTTATGGTGTAAACACAGGTCAGAGTGACATTTATTTAGATATGAACTTAAATCCGTCAACGCAATTGGCTATTCTTAAAGATTTGGTGACAGTATTAAATAGGCAAGGCATTAAAAAGTTATTGCTTTTTAATGGTCATGGTGGTAATAATTTTAAACCTATTGTAAGAGAGTTGGGCTTGTTGTTTCCTGAGATGTTTATAAGCTTTTGCTTTTTTCCGCCAATGCTAGATAAATCTAAATATTTTCAAGAAAAAGGTGATCATGCCGATGAAATGGAAACAAGTTTGATGCTTTATTTAAGACCCGATTTAGTTCAGCCAAAAGAGAAATGGGGTAGTGGTAGTGCTAAGTCATTCAAAATAGAAGCATTTAATGAAGGTTGGGCTTGGGCAGAAAGACAATGGTCTAAGGTGAGTAGCGATACCGGTATTGGTAATCCGGAGTTTGCTACTGCAGAAAAAGGAGAACGTTTTTTTAATGACGTTTGCCAAAAATTAAATGATTTGTTTTGTTCCCTTTGCGACGCCGACTTAAAAGATTTATATCATTAA
- a CDS encoding doxx family protein, which produces MKRLEKIKTNILRISIGVVYLIFGFIKFIPHLSPAEDLATDTISILTLGILPSQIALISLAIGETLIGIFLIANWKPRLFIGIAIIHILFTFSPLFLLPEEIFGKGELVFTLAGQYIFKNIIILSALVSLKIDLDINLRRKASLASSSNKLVAIKN; this is translated from the coding sequence ATGAAAAGATTAGAAAAGATAAAGACCAATATTCTTCGTATTTCTATCGGTGTTGTGTATCTAATTTTTGGCTTTATAAAATTTATTCCACACTTGAGTCCGGCCGAAGATCTAGCCACTGACACAATTAGTATTTTAACTTTAGGAATTTTACCCTCGCAGATAGCCTTAATCTCATTAGCAATAGGAGAAACTTTGATAGGCATCTTTCTTATAGCAAACTGGAAACCTAGATTATTTATTGGTATCGCTATAATTCATATACTATTTACATTTAGCCCACTATTCTTATTACCTGAAGAAATTTTTGGCAAAGGCGAATTAGTATTCACCCTAGCAGGACAGTACATTTTTAAAAATATCATTATTTTAAGTGCTTTAGTATCCTTGAAAATTGATTTGGATATTAATCTAAGAAGAAAAGCATCTCTAGCATCATCTTCAAATAAATTAGTAGCCATTAAAAATTAA
- a CDS encoding acyl-CoA-binding protein, which translates to MKKLRIEFEETVALVNNFTEPIPADILLKLYAYYKIANDNFDNPGSKTPLINAFKANALIQAKNMSKKKAMQSYIDLVTKELK; encoded by the coding sequence ATGAAGAAATTACGTATTGAATTTGAGGAAACCGTTGCTTTGGTCAATAACTTTACCGAACCGATCCCAGCAGATATACTTTTAAAGTTGTATGCTTATTACAAAATAGCCAATGACAATTTTGACAACCCTGGCAGTAAAACTCCCTTAATTAATGCGTTTAAAGCAAATGCATTGATTCAAGCCAAGAACATGAGCAAGAAAAAAGCGATGCAATCTTATATTGATTTAGTCACCAAAGAACTAAAATGA
- a CDS encoding phosphatidylserine decarboxylase family protein has translation MFHKEGQKIILFSFCLVGISVLLAHFFIDISWLKLTIQLLGLILLIIILQFFRNPKRVAAKDFNEILSPVDGKVVVIEEVFEKEFFKEKRRQVSIFMSPVNVHVTRYPASGSIIFSKYHPGKFLVAWHPKSSEENERTTVVIKTPKFGEILYRQIAGALARRIVNYAEKGESVQQGDDAGFIKFGSRVDLFLPLDCQINVKLNQKVKGAETCIATFVDPNENEEITY, from the coding sequence ATGTTTCATAAAGAGGGACAAAAAATTATATTGTTTTCTTTTTGTTTAGTTGGAATCAGCGTACTCTTAGCTCATTTCTTCATTGATATATCTTGGTTAAAACTGACCATTCAATTACTGGGTTTAATACTGTTGATAATCATTCTTCAGTTTTTCAGAAACCCTAAAAGAGTAGCTGCAAAAGATTTCAACGAAATTCTGTCTCCTGTAGATGGTAAAGTCGTTGTTATTGAAGAAGTTTTTGAAAAAGAATTCTTTAAAGAAAAGAGAAGACAGGTTTCTATTTTTATGTCTCCTGTAAATGTTCACGTAACAAGATACCCAGCTAGTGGTAGCATTATTTTTTCTAAATACCACCCCGGTAAATTTCTAGTTGCGTGGCACCCTAAATCTAGTGAAGAAAACGAAAGAACTACTGTAGTAATAAAGACTCCAAAATTTGGCGAAATTTTATATCGACAAATAGCAGGTGCATTAGCTAGACGTATTGTTAATTACGCAGAAAAAGGGGAAAGTGTACAACAAGGTGATGATGCAGGGTTTATAAAATTTGGATCTAGAGTTGATTTATTTTTACCTTTAGATTGTCAAATCAATGTAAAGCTAAACCAAAAGGTTAAAGGTGCAGAGACTTGTATAGCAACTTTTGTTGACCCAAACGAGAATGAAGAAATTACGTATTGA
- a CDS encoding phosphatidate cytidylyltransferase — translation MKEILRRSLTGAVYIILLLSAVFLSSDAFDFLFMTFGLACLYEYKKLVHLKGYHIFAAYLALWWAFIYLVKDQQLINILMVITIVVDIYLLINLFTKKPIKFNTPMKFIVGLFYIGGGCIFLTMIPYKNDAFAKLLIMGIFILIWVNDSFAYLVGKSIGRTKLFPSVSPKKTIEGTLGGFIFALIAAYLMATFEALISPIQWMILATVIVVAGSLGDLIESKLKRAAGVKDSGAILPGHGGMLDRLDSLVFAAPFAYLTLNIFSYVS, via the coding sequence ATGAAAGAAATTTTAAGAAGGTCACTAACGGGGGCTGTCTACATTATATTATTATTGTCAGCAGTCTTTTTAAGTTCTGATGCTTTCGATTTTTTATTCATGACCTTTGGTTTGGCTTGTTTATACGAGTATAAAAAATTGGTACACTTAAAAGGCTATCACATTTTTGCTGCGTATTTGGCATTATGGTGGGCTTTTATTTATTTGGTGAAAGACCAACAACTCATCAATATTTTAATGGTGATTACCATAGTTGTTGACATCTACCTTTTGATCAACCTTTTCACTAAAAAACCGATTAAATTCAATACTCCGATGAAGTTTATAGTCGGACTATTCTATATAGGCGGTGGATGCATCTTTCTAACAATGATACCTTACAAGAATGATGCCTTTGCCAAATTGTTAATCATGGGTATCTTTATTCTGATATGGGTAAATGATTCATTTGCCTATTTGGTAGGTAAGAGCATAGGCAGAACAAAATTATTTCCTTCAGTTTCCCCTAAGAAAACCATTGAAGGTACCTTAGGAGGCTTTATATTTGCACTTATAGCCGCATATTTAATGGCTACCTTTGAAGCTTTAATTAGCCCAATTCAATGGATGATTCTTGCAACTGTTATTGTTGTTGCCGGTAGTTTGGGCGATTTAATAGAATCGAAATTAAAAAGAGCAGCTGGTGTCAAAGACAGTGGCGCTATATTACCAGGCCATGGTGGCATGTTAGATCGCTTAGATAGTTTGGTCTTTGCAGCTCCATTTGCTTATTTAACCTTAAATATATTTAGTTATGTTTCATAA
- a CDS encoding LUD domain-containing protein, producing the protein MGFLDILFGGGKKKVSKETAETRGDHMPDLNIPVDEKFTIHFKQNGGKFIYCDSDVEVSRAIQNIVTENNWESEPFFVLNERLAQKFSNEPITFTNKSRDSEVFFTTCEHLIAQNGSILVCSNQLHEKKVNELPSNVVVFATTSQLVESIGEGLKTIKKKYGQKIPANITTLKHFKATEENSDDFLTYGSSTKNLYLLLLEDL; encoded by the coding sequence ATGGGGTTTTTAGATATTTTATTTGGTGGTGGTAAGAAGAAAGTTTCGAAAGAAACTGCGGAAACGCGTGGCGACCATATGCCTGATTTAAATATTCCTGTTGATGAAAAATTTACTATCCATTTTAAGCAAAATGGCGGTAAGTTTATTTACTGTGATTCTGATGTAGAAGTTTCAAGAGCAATTCAAAATATTGTTACAGAAAATAATTGGGAGAGTGAGCCTTTCTTTGTTCTCAATGAAAGGCTAGCCCAAAAATTTTCAAATGAGCCTATCACTTTTACTAATAAATCTCGTGATAGTGAAGTCTTTTTTACTACCTGCGAGCATCTTATCGCTCAAAATGGAAGTATTCTTGTATGTTCTAATCAACTACACGAGAAAAAAGTAAATGAGCTACCAAGCAACGTTGTAGTTTTCGCTACAACCAGCCAACTGGTAGAGTCTATAGGTGAAGGTCTAAAGACCATCAAGAAAAAATATGGTCAAAAAATACCGGCCAATATCACTACATTAAAACACTTTAAAGCTACCGAAGAAAATTCAGATGATTTTCTAACATATGGTAGTAGTACTAAAAATCTTTATCTTTTACTTCTGGAAGATTTATAG
- the ftsH gene encoding ATP-dependent zinc metalloprotease FtsH gives MAKENKTNPKKPKFSSWWIYGLVAVLLIGFQLFNSDDLANTNKTTTSELQQYLRNGDVKKILIITNTNQAKVFLKDEAIAKDVHKDLNEKSFLPSSGNLPQYTLDYGDLQIFQNEITEIKKENNLDTIIEFGKESTAILDFLLSLLPFVLIIGIWIYLMRRMSGGGGGGAGGQIFNIGKSKAKLFDEKTDTRTSFKDVAGLEGAKEEVEEIVDFLRNPDKYTSLGGKIPKGALLVGPPGTGKTLLAKAVAGEAKVPFFSLSGSDFVEMFVGVGASRVRDLFKQAKDKSPAIIFIDEIDAIGRARGKNNFTGSNDERENTLNQLLTEMDGFGTNTNVIVLAATNRADVLDKALMRAGRFDRQIYVDLPDIRERKEIFEVHLRPIKTAETLDTEFLARQTPGFSGADIANVCNEAALIAARKEKKAVSKQDFLDAVDRIVGGLEKKNKIITPGEKETIAYHEAGHATTSWMLEHAAPLVKVTIVPRGQSLGAAWYLPEERLIVRPEQMLDEMCATMGGRAAEKVIFNKISTGALSDLEKVTKQARAMVTIYGLNDEIGNITYYDSAGQDSYGFSKPYSEDTARKIDAEISKIIEEQYQRAIKVLTDNKDKLTTLAERLLEKEVIFKEDLEKIFGVRNFEKDILALENKKNLEKLKDSDADSDSDSDSDSKTEEEEITENK, from the coding sequence ATGGCAAAAGAAAACAAAACAAATCCGAAAAAACCAAAATTTAGCTCTTGGTGGATTTATGGATTAGTAGCAGTCTTACTAATTGGATTTCAACTATTCAATAGTGATGATTTAGCTAACACCAATAAAACGACTACTTCAGAATTACAACAGTACTTAAGAAATGGTGATGTAAAGAAGATTCTAATTATTACAAACACCAATCAAGCAAAGGTCTTTTTAAAAGATGAAGCTATTGCTAAAGATGTACATAAAGATTTGAATGAAAAATCATTTCTTCCATCTTCAGGTAATTTACCACAGTATACTTTAGACTATGGTGATCTTCAAATATTTCAAAATGAAATAACTGAAATCAAAAAAGAAAATAATTTAGATACGATTATTGAATTTGGTAAAGAATCTACAGCCATTTTAGATTTCTTGCTATCCTTATTACCATTTGTATTAATCATTGGTATATGGATATATTTAATGCGTAGAATGTCTGGCGGCGGCGGCGGCGGTGCTGGAGGTCAAATATTTAATATTGGTAAGTCTAAAGCCAAGTTATTTGACGAAAAAACAGATACAAGAACGTCTTTTAAAGATGTTGCCGGTCTAGAAGGTGCAAAAGAAGAAGTTGAAGAGATTGTAGATTTCTTAAGAAACCCAGACAAATACACGTCATTAGGTGGTAAAATTCCTAAAGGTGCTTTATTAGTAGGTCCTCCAGGAACAGGTAAAACTCTTTTAGCAAAAGCCGTTGCAGGTGAAGCTAAAGTGCCTTTCTTTTCTCTTTCAGGTTCAGATTTCGTTGAAATGTTCGTAGGTGTTGGTGCTTCTAGAGTACGTGACCTTTTCAAACAAGCAAAAGACAAATCGCCAGCAATTATCTTTATTGATGAGATTGATGCTATTGGTAGAGCTAGAGGTAAAAATAACTTTACCGGTTCTAACGATGAGCGTGAAAATACATTGAACCAATTATTAACTGAGATGGATGGTTTCGGTACAAATACAAATGTTATTGTACTTGCAGCAACCAACCGTGCAGATGTATTGGATAAGGCTTTAATGCGTGCTGGTAGATTTGATAGACAGATATATGTTGATTTACCAGACATACGTGAGCGTAAAGAAATTTTTGAAGTACACCTAAGACCTATTAAAACAGCAGAAACTTTAGATACTGAATTTTTAGCAAGACAAACTCCTGGTTTCTCTGGTGCAGACATAGCTAATGTTTGTAATGAGGCTGCTTTAATAGCTGCTAGAAAAGAGAAGAAAGCTGTTTCTAAACAAGATTTCTTAGATGCTGTTGACAGAATCGTTGGTGGTCTAGAGAAGAAAAATAAAATTATTACTCCTGGTGAAAAAGAAACTATAGCTTATCATGAGGCTGGTCATGCAACCACTAGTTGGATGTTAGAGCATGCCGCTCCTTTAGTAAAAGTGACCATAGTACCAAGAGGACAATCTTTAGGTGCCGCATGGTATCTACCAGAAGAGCGTTTAATAGTTAGACCAGAACAAATGTTGGACGAAATGTGTGCAACAATGGGCGGTAGAGCTGCAGAGAAAGTTATTTTTAATAAAATATCTACTGGCGCATTAAGTGATTTAGAAAAAGTTACTAAACAAGCTAGAGCCATGGTAACTATCTATGGTCTTAATGATGAAATAGGAAACATAACTTATTATGATTCTGCCGGACAAGATTCTTATGGTTTTTCAAAACCTTACAGTGAAGATACCGCTCGAAAAATAGATGCTGAAATATCTAAAATAATAGAAGAGCAGTACCAAAGAGCGATTAAAGTACTTACAGACAATAAGGACAAATTAACGACTTTGGCTGAACGATTATTAGAGAAAGAAGTTATCTTTAAAGAAGATTTAGAAAAAATATTTGGTGTAAGAAATTTTGAAAAAGATATTCTAGCCTTAGAAAATAAAAAAAATCTTGAAAAGTTAAAAGATTCAGACGCTGACTCAGATTCAGATTCAGATTCAGATTCAAAAACGGAAGAGGAAGAAATTACAGAGAATAAATAA